In Nocardioides ginsengisegetis, a single window of DNA contains:
- a CDS encoding ABC transporter permease has translation MTGTAHYLAFGAGLAAMTALTLGIGRWARTGLGWFPLWALLRAVVQLTVIALLLRGILAVPWTVAGFVVLMLSTASWTSMGRLRELHRGRRTAVAGVLTGALLTLVTIFALHLVDLEVRYVVAVGGIIIGNSMSAATLAGRNFLRGSRARKDEIEAWLSLGATPSRAHEEIGQEAVRESLLPTLDQTKSTGLVTLPGAFVGALFGGASPAEAAQFQLVVLAGIALTMTVTGVVVTRLAGRTPYVPLVVDGRTA, from the coding sequence GTGACCGGCACCGCGCACTACCTCGCGTTCGGCGCCGGGCTGGCCGCGATGACGGCCCTCACCCTCGGCATCGGCCGGTGGGCGCGCACCGGGCTGGGCTGGTTCCCCCTGTGGGCGCTGCTGCGCGCCGTGGTCCAGCTCACCGTGATCGCCCTGCTGCTGCGCGGGATCCTCGCGGTGCCGTGGACGGTCGCCGGCTTCGTGGTCCTGATGCTCAGCACCGCCTCGTGGACCTCGATGGGGCGGCTCCGCGAGCTGCACCGCGGTCGTCGTACGGCGGTCGCGGGCGTGCTCACCGGAGCGCTGCTCACCCTCGTCACGATCTTCGCCCTGCACCTCGTCGACCTCGAGGTGCGCTACGTCGTGGCCGTCGGCGGCATCATCATCGGCAACTCCATGAGCGCGGCCACCCTGGCGGGCCGCAACTTCCTGCGCGGCTCCCGCGCCCGCAAGGACGAGATCGAGGCCTGGCTCTCGCTGGGGGCGACCCCCAGCCGGGCGCACGAGGAGATCGGTCAGGAGGCGGTCCGCGAGTCGCTGCTCCCGACCCTCGACCAGACCAAGTCCACCGGCCTGGTCACCCTGCCCGGCGCCTTCGTCGGCGCCCTCTTCGGCGGCGCCAGCCCCGCGGAGGCGGCGCAGTTCCAGCTCGTCGTGCTGGCCGGCATCGCGCTGACGATGACCGTCACGGGCGTCGTCGTGACCCGCCTGGCCGGCCGCACGCCGTACGTCCCTCTCGTCGTCGACGGCCGCACCGCGTGA
- a CDS encoding cation diffusion facilitator family transporter gives MTDHHLPPDAPPPGDSELRSDEAVDEAMPTEPGQKKDSTFTVLVALVANGLLALAKTVAAFLTGSASMGAEAAHSWADTGNEVFLLIAEKRGERPRDDKHPRGYGRATYVWSLVAAFGLFSAGAVVSIWHGVSELFAEPSEVSYTVNYVVLGLAFLLEGSSFIQASRQLKGEASSWGLHPLSYIDRTSNPTLRAVFFEDFAALLGLVLAGAGIALHQLTGQAAYDAVGSIAVGLLLAFVAVYLMRRNMQYLLGQTLGSEMWSRVLAALLAHDAIERITYLHVEYVGPQKVFVVAAVDLTGDDREPTLAQRLRQVELDIERNDLIEDAVLTLSLPEDPSLSPDPPPAG, from the coding sequence GTGACCGACCACCACCTGCCCCCCGACGCCCCGCCTCCGGGCGACTCCGAGCTCAGGAGCGACGAGGCGGTGGACGAGGCCATGCCCACCGAGCCGGGGCAGAAGAAGGATTCGACCTTCACGGTCCTGGTCGCGCTGGTCGCCAACGGACTGCTGGCCCTGGCCAAGACGGTCGCGGCCTTCCTCACCGGCTCGGCGTCGATGGGGGCGGAGGCCGCGCACTCGTGGGCCGACACCGGCAACGAGGTCTTCCTGCTGATCGCCGAGAAGCGCGGCGAGCGGCCCCGCGACGACAAGCACCCGCGCGGCTACGGCCGGGCGACCTACGTGTGGTCGCTGGTCGCGGCGTTCGGGCTGTTCTCGGCCGGCGCGGTCGTCTCGATCTGGCACGGCGTGAGCGAGCTGTTCGCCGAGCCGAGCGAGGTGAGCTACACCGTCAACTACGTCGTCCTGGGGCTCGCATTCCTGCTCGAGGGCTCGTCGTTCATCCAGGCCAGCCGCCAGCTCAAGGGCGAGGCCAGCAGCTGGGGGCTGCACCCGCTCAGCTACATCGACCGGACCTCCAACCCCACCCTGCGGGCGGTCTTCTTCGAGGACTTCGCAGCCCTGCTCGGGCTGGTCCTGGCCGGTGCCGGCATCGCGCTGCACCAGCTGACCGGCCAGGCGGCGTACGACGCGGTGGGCTCGATCGCGGTCGGCCTGCTGCTGGCGTTCGTGGCGGTCTACCTGATGCGCCGCAACATGCAGTACCTCCTCGGCCAGACCCTCGGCTCGGAGATGTGGTCGCGGGTCCTCGCGGCCCTGCTGGCCCACGACGCGATCGAGCGGATCACCTACCTGCACGTGGAGTACGTCGGTCCCCAGAAGGTGTTCGTCGTGGCGGCCGTCGACCTTACCGGCGACGACCGCGAGCCCACGCTCGCGCAGCGGCTCCGGCAGGTCGAGCTCGACATCGAGCGCAACGACCTGATCGAGGACGCCGTGCTGACCCTCTCGCTCCCCGAGGACCCCTCGCTCAGCCCTGACCCGCCGCCGGCCGGCTGA
- a CDS encoding PucR family transcriptional regulator — MPRATPRRTAGHGLTLSPEAVADMRSRLPAVAEATVAAIIEEVPSYEGALSGPMGENIRNAVQLALGGFLSLASGRRGSDPRTPAAPAVEGAYQLGRGEARSGRTTEALLAAYRIGARVSWREMSTAAVANGVQPETLVDFAELVFAYIDELSAASVAGHTDELATTGRVRQRLLERVAHHLLNDSATETVVDAAERADWVPPTTLTAVLLPESQVRSVLASLSPATLRAGDLPGLEELALLLVPDAHGRARGVLLRTLRGRGGIAGPPRPWLEVRASYDRALRAHALGLPDDTEAHLPRLVLGADPAALADLRAQVLAPLEGLRPGTAEKLADTLRSWLLHQGRREEVAEELFVHAQTVRYRMGQLRDLYGDRLDDPDTVLQLVLVLGADRVSRPAAGQG; from the coding sequence ATGCCCCGAGCGACTCCCCGCCGCACCGCCGGTCACGGGCTGACCCTGTCCCCCGAGGCGGTGGCCGACATGCGCTCCCGCCTGCCGGCGGTCGCCGAGGCCACCGTCGCGGCCATCATCGAGGAGGTCCCCAGCTACGAGGGTGCCCTGTCCGGGCCGATGGGCGAGAACATCCGGAACGCGGTGCAGCTCGCGCTCGGCGGCTTCCTCTCGTTGGCCTCGGGCCGCCGCGGCTCGGACCCCCGCACGCCGGCCGCGCCGGCCGTCGAGGGCGCCTACCAGCTCGGCCGGGGCGAGGCCCGCAGCGGCCGGACGACCGAGGCGCTGCTGGCGGCCTACCGGATCGGCGCCCGGGTGTCGTGGCGCGAGATGTCGACGGCGGCGGTGGCCAACGGGGTCCAGCCGGAGACGCTGGTCGACTTCGCCGAGCTGGTCTTCGCCTACATCGACGAGCTGTCCGCGGCCAGCGTCGCCGGGCACACCGACGAGCTCGCGACCACGGGCCGGGTGCGGCAGCGGCTGCTCGAGCGGGTCGCCCACCACCTGCTGAACGACTCCGCCACCGAGACCGTGGTCGACGCCGCCGAGCGCGCCGACTGGGTCCCACCGACCACGCTGACCGCGGTGCTGCTGCCGGAGTCGCAGGTCCGCTCGGTCCTCGCCTCCCTCTCCCCCGCGACCCTGCGGGCCGGCGACCTGCCCGGGCTCGAGGAGCTCGCGCTGCTGCTGGTCCCCGACGCGCACGGCCGCGCGCGGGGCGTGCTGCTGCGCACGCTGCGGGGCCGCGGCGGCATCGCGGGTCCTCCCCGGCCCTGGCTGGAGGTGCGGGCGTCGTACGACCGGGCGCTGCGTGCGCACGCGCTCGGGCTCCCCGACGACACCGAGGCTCACCTCCCCCGGCTCGTGCTCGGTGCCGACCCGGCCGCGCTCGCCGACCTCCGTGCCCAGGTGCTGGCCCCCCTCGAGGGGCTGCGCCCCGGCACGGCCGAGAAGCTCGCGGACACCCTGCGGTCCTGGCTGCTGCACCAGGGTCGCCGGGAGGAGGTCGCCGAGGAGCTGTTCGTGCACGCGCAGACGGTCCGCTACCGCATGGGCCAGCTCCGCGACCTGTACGGCGACCGCCTCGACGACCCGGACACCGTGCTGCAGCTCGTGCTGGTGCTCGGTGCGGACCGGGTCAGCCGGCCGGCGGCGGGTCAGGGCTGA
- the pgm gene encoding phosphoglucomutase (alpha-D-glucose-1,6-bisphosphate-dependent), with protein sequence MADSRAGQLAEPSDLVDVAHLVTAYYTGVPDPEDVDQQVAFGTSGHRGTSLKTSFNETHILATTQAICDYRREQGYDGPLFIGRDTHGLSEPAWATALEVLAANDVTVLVDDRDGWTPTPAVSHAILRANAGRTTGLADGIVVTPSHNPPTDGGFKYNPPHGGPADTDATSVIARRANELIAGGLAGVRRIPFGRARAAAAPYDFLGTYVDDLPNVLDIGAIKNAGVRIGADPLGGAAVDYWGEIAERHGLDLTVVNPLVDPTWRFMTLDWDGKIRMDCSSPSAMASLIRRKDEYDIATGNDADSDRHGIVTPDAGLMNPNHFLAVAIGYLFGGARPDWPDTARIGKTLVSSSMIDRVAAGLGKPLVEVPVGFKWFVPGLIDGSFGFGGEESAGASFLRRDGSTWTTDKDGIILALLASEILATTGKSPSQHYADLVAEHGDPAYARIDAPANREQKAKLGALSPSDVTATSLAGEEITAKLTEAPGNGAKIGGLKVTTESAWFAARPSGTEDVYKIYAESFRGADHLAEVQAEAREVVSAALG encoded by the coding sequence ATGGCCGACTCACGCGCTGGACAGCTCGCCGAACCCTCCGACCTCGTCGACGTCGCGCACCTGGTGACGGCCTACTACACCGGCGTGCCCGACCCCGAGGACGTCGACCAGCAGGTCGCCTTCGGCACCAGCGGGCACCGTGGCACGTCGCTGAAGACGTCCTTCAACGAGACGCACATCCTCGCCACCACGCAGGCGATCTGCGACTACCGGCGCGAGCAGGGGTACGACGGCCCGCTGTTCATCGGCCGCGACACCCACGGGCTGTCGGAGCCCGCGTGGGCGACCGCCCTGGAGGTCCTGGCCGCCAACGACGTGACCGTGCTCGTCGACGACCGCGACGGCTGGACGCCGACTCCGGCTGTCTCCCACGCCATCCTGCGCGCCAACGCCGGCCGGACCACCGGGCTCGCCGACGGCATCGTCGTCACCCCCTCGCACAACCCGCCGACCGACGGCGGCTTCAAGTACAACCCGCCGCACGGCGGCCCCGCCGACACCGACGCGACGTCGGTGATCGCCCGGCGCGCCAACGAGCTGATCGCCGGCGGGCTGGCCGGGGTGCGCCGGATCCCGTTCGGGCGCGCCCGGGCCGCGGCGGCGCCGTACGACTTCCTGGGGACGTACGTCGACGACCTGCCGAACGTGCTCGACATCGGGGCGATCAAGAACGCCGGCGTCCGGATCGGCGCCGACCCCCTCGGTGGCGCGGCGGTGGACTACTGGGGCGAGATCGCCGAGCGGCACGGCCTCGACCTGACCGTGGTCAACCCGCTGGTCGACCCGACGTGGCGCTTCATGACGCTCGACTGGGACGGCAAGATCCGGATGGACTGCTCCTCGCCCAGCGCCATGGCCTCGCTGATCCGGCGCAAGGACGAGTACGACATCGCGACCGGCAACGACGCCGACTCCGACCGCCACGGCATCGTCACCCCGGACGCCGGGCTGATGAACCCCAACCACTTCCTCGCCGTCGCGATCGGCTACCTCTTCGGCGGTGCCCGCCCCGACTGGCCGGACACGGCGCGGATCGGCAAGACGCTGGTGTCGTCCTCGATGATCGACCGGGTCGCGGCCGGGCTCGGCAAGCCGCTGGTGGAGGTGCCGGTCGGCTTCAAGTGGTTCGTGCCCGGCCTGATCGACGGCTCGTTCGGCTTCGGGGGCGAGGAGTCGGCGGGCGCCTCCTTCCTGCGCCGCGACGGCTCGACCTGGACCACCGACAAGGACGGGATCATCCTGGCGTTGCTGGCCTCGGAGATACTCGCCACCACGGGCAAGTCCCCCTCGCAGCACTACGCCGACCTGGTCGCCGAGCACGGCGACCCGGCGTACGCCCGCATCGACGCACCCGCCAACCGGGAGCAGAAGGCCAAGCTCGGCGCGCTGTCGCCCTCCGACGTGACCGCTACGTCGCTGGCCGGCGAGGAGATCACCGCCAAGCTCACCGAGGCGCCCGGCAACGGCGCGAAGATCGGCGGCCTCAAGGTGACCACGGAGTCGGCGTGGTTCGCCGCCCGGCCGTCGGGCACCGAGGACGTCTACAAGATCTACGCCGAGTCGTTCCGCGGGGCCGACCACCTCGCCGAGGTGCAGGCCGAGGCCCGCGAGGTGGTGTCCGCCGCCCTCGGCTGA
- a CDS encoding VC0807 family protein: MPDTLERPTAPHAEPAGHHRPRLGAVIKRVSLSLLIACVIPAALFYAVFATFGVWTAIIVSLLWSYGAIAWRKLTGRRTSGLLFLTAALITSRTVISLMAHSTFFYFLQPIISDGVVATAFLLSLVTARPMVARLAGDFYPLDHELSMRPRIQRLFRDLTLLWALLALGKALMTLWLLQSQSLETFILVKSVTVLLINMSAAAATIALAVVVARKEGLLGHHAEPALARA; the protein is encoded by the coding sequence ATGCCTGACACCCTCGAACGTCCCACCGCCCCGCACGCCGAGCCCGCGGGCCACCACCGCCCGCGCCTGGGCGCCGTGATCAAGCGGGTCTCCCTGAGCCTGCTCATCGCCTGTGTGATCCCGGCCGCACTGTTCTACGCGGTGTTCGCGACCTTCGGCGTGTGGACCGCGATCATCGTCTCGCTGCTGTGGTCCTACGGCGCCATCGCGTGGCGCAAGCTCACCGGGCGGCGGACCTCCGGGCTGCTGTTCCTGACCGCGGCCCTGATCACCAGCCGCACGGTGATCAGCCTGATGGCGCACAGCACCTTCTTCTACTTCCTCCAGCCGATCATCAGCGACGGCGTCGTCGCCACGGCGTTCCTGCTCTCCCTGGTCACGGCCCGCCCGATGGTCGCGCGGCTCGCCGGCGATTTCTACCCGCTGGACCACGAGCTGTCGATGCGCCCGCGCATCCAGCGACTGTTCCGGGACCTGACCCTCCTGTGGGCGCTGCTCGCGCTGGGCAAGGCGCTGATGACGCTGTGGCTGCTGCAGTCGCAGTCGCTGGAGACCTTCATCCTGGTCAAGAGCGTCACGGTGCTCCTGATCAACATGTCCGCCGCCGCCGCGACCATCGCGCTGGCCGTGGTGGTCGCCCGCAAGGAGGGCCTGCTCGGCCACCACGCCGAGCCCGCGCTGGCCCGCGCCTGA
- a CDS encoding ferredoxin reductase yields the protein MSTVLPRAAAPVPFGRSLRDGVRRLAEAAVTPLELGDVLDVFHPLRKGADLRGRIVSVTAETADAATLVIKPGKDWAGHVPGQYVRIGIDVDGVRLWRTYSLTHGPRADRCISITVKGIPDGVVSNHLVRKVRPGQMIQLGQAAGDFVLADPMPAKLLMVTAGSGITPVIGMLRGLFARSERITADIVVLHSALSRAEVIFGDELRQYAAEGRLRLVELHTDTHGMLDVDDLDTIVPDLAERVTYACGPVGLLDALEAHHEPKGLPLHIERFRAPMVANANDGQSGGTLSFTKSGTVVEADGATPILDAAESAGVLMPSGCRMGVCFGCVLPLREGAVRDLRNGQLTIAAPGDGVIIQTCISAAAGPCHIDN from the coding sequence ATGAGCACCGTTCTCCCCCGCGCCGCGGCTCCCGTCCCGTTCGGACGCAGCCTGCGCGACGGCGTACGCCGGCTCGCCGAGGCCGCGGTGACCCCGCTCGAGCTCGGCGACGTGCTGGACGTCTTCCACCCGCTCCGCAAGGGCGCCGACCTGCGCGGCCGGATCGTGTCCGTGACCGCCGAGACCGCCGACGCCGCCACCCTGGTGATCAAGCCGGGCAAGGACTGGGCCGGCCACGTGCCCGGCCAGTACGTCCGCATCGGCATCGACGTTGACGGCGTCCGCCTCTGGCGCACCTACTCGCTGACCCACGGCCCCCGTGCCGACCGCTGCATCAGCATCACGGTCAAGGGCATCCCCGACGGCGTGGTCTCCAACCACCTCGTGCGGAAGGTCCGCCCCGGCCAGATGATCCAGCTGGGCCAGGCTGCCGGCGACTTCGTGCTCGCCGACCCGATGCCCGCCAAGCTCCTGATGGTCACCGCGGGATCGGGCATCACCCCGGTCATCGGCATGCTGCGCGGCCTCTTCGCCCGCTCCGAGCGGATCACTGCCGACATCGTGGTCCTGCACTCCGCGCTCTCGCGGGCCGAGGTGATCTTCGGCGACGAGCTCCGCCAGTACGCCGCCGAGGGCCGCCTGCGCCTCGTCGAGCTGCACACCGACACCCACGGGATGCTCGACGTCGACGACCTCGACACGATCGTCCCCGACCTCGCCGAGCGGGTGACCTACGCCTGCGGCCCGGTCGGGTTGCTCGACGCGCTCGAGGCGCACCACGAGCCCAAGGGCCTGCCGCTGCACATCGAGCGCTTCCGGGCGCCGATGGTCGCCAACGCCAACGATGGGCAGAGCGGCGGCACGCTCTCGTTCACGAAGTCCGGCACCGTCGTCGAGGCCGACGGCGCCACCCCGATCCTCGACGCGGCCGAGTCGGCCGGCGTCCTGATGCCCAGCGGTTGCCGGATGGGCGTCTGCTTCGGCTGCGTCCTGCCGCTCCGCGAGGGCGCCGTACGCGACCTGCGCAACGGCCAGCTCACGATCGCCGCCCCGGGCGACGGCGTGATCATCCAGACCTGCATCAGCGCGGCCGCCGGCCCCTGCCACATCGACAACTGA
- a CDS encoding SGNH/GDSL hydrolase family protein yields the protein MTSPLRTVLVAALATLALAGCSSDATTGSPSADSTSATPSASVTTQVDAQFPTYVALGDSYTAAPLVPDTDTSNGCLRSTNNYPALVAAALPGTSLTDVSCSGASSESMIGVQKTNTGLVPAQFDALTEDTDLVTIGIGGNDANLFATMVGACSQVTSKDPHGSPCRDKLTAGGKDQLRAAVQQIGGHVTAIVKGIHDRSPQAKVLVVGYPQILPAHGTCPDLLPLADGDVAYARGVLEDLVTTIRKATAAAGDAEYVDLFAATAGHDICAKDPWINGAQTDPQAALAFHPFEAEQQKAAELVLAALK from the coding sequence ATGACGTCCCCCCTCCGCACCGTCCTCGTGGCCGCGCTCGCGACCCTCGCCCTGGCCGGCTGCTCGTCGGACGCCACCACCGGATCGCCCTCCGCCGACTCGACCTCGGCCACGCCCAGCGCCTCGGTCACCACGCAGGTCGACGCGCAGTTCCCGACGTACGTCGCCCTCGGCGACTCCTACACGGCCGCGCCGCTCGTGCCGGACACCGACACCTCCAACGGCTGCCTGCGCTCGACCAACAACTACCCGGCGCTGGTCGCTGCGGCCCTCCCGGGCACCTCACTCACGGACGTGAGCTGCAGCGGGGCGTCGAGCGAGTCGATGATCGGCGTGCAGAAGACCAACACCGGGCTGGTGCCGGCGCAGTTCGACGCCCTGACCGAGGACACCGACCTCGTGACGATCGGCATCGGCGGCAACGACGCCAACCTGTTCGCCACGATGGTGGGCGCGTGCTCCCAGGTCACCAGCAAGGACCCGCACGGCTCACCGTGCCGGGACAAGCTCACCGCAGGCGGGAAGGACCAGCTGCGCGCGGCCGTGCAGCAGATCGGCGGGCACGTGACCGCGATCGTCAAGGGCATCCACGACCGCTCGCCCCAGGCGAAGGTGCTGGTCGTCGGCTACCCGCAGATCCTGCCGGCCCACGGCACCTGCCCCGACCTGCTGCCGCTCGCCGACGGCGACGTGGCCTACGCGCGCGGCGTCCTCGAGGACCTCGTCACCACGATCAGGAAGGCCACCGCGGCCGCCGGTGACGCGGAGTACGTCGACCTGTTCGCCGCCACCGCCGGCCACGACATCTGCGCGAAGGATCCCTGGATCAACGGTGCGCAGACGGATCCGCAGGCCGCCCTGGCCTTCCACCCGTTCGAGGCCGAGCAGCAGAAGGCCGCCGAGCTGGTGCTGGCAGCGCTCAAGTAG
- a CDS encoding fatty acid desaturase family protein — MTALQKKSDNPIAHLTPEDIEQLGVELDAIRQDVLDARGASDAAYIRKVISVQRKLELGSRAVLLASVFPPAWVVGTAGLSVAKILENMEIGHNILHGQWDWMRDPKIHSTTWEWDMATPAKQWQHSHNELHHTYTNVIGKDNDLGYGIMRVDEDQPWHPFFLVQPFWNFVNACFFEYGIAAYDLELGANIKRKKTKDPEFKARVSQVLRKIRNQATKDYVVHPALSLPTGSFLPTLAANFTANVVRNLWSHSIIMCGHFPEGVETFEKRSIEGETRGEWYVRQMLGSANISGSKAMHLMSGNLSHQIEHHLFPDLPSNRYAEIAPKVKDLFDKYGLNYHAAPFPKQVASAWHKVIRLSLPNGWLATTNAKNVVPQTKLLYKMTTGGAKVRRAAQARLNQQARRAAEAKAA; from the coding sequence ATGACCGCCCTGCAGAAGAAGTCCGACAACCCGATCGCCCACCTCACCCCCGAGGACATCGAGCAGCTCGGCGTCGAGCTCGACGCGATCCGCCAGGACGTGCTCGACGCGCGCGGCGCCAGCGACGCGGCGTACATCCGCAAGGTGATCAGCGTCCAGCGCAAGCTGGAGCTCGGCAGCCGCGCCGTCCTCCTGGCGAGCGTCTTCCCGCCGGCCTGGGTCGTCGGCACCGCCGGCCTCTCGGTCGCGAAGATCCTCGAGAACATGGAGATCGGCCACAACATCCTCCACGGCCAGTGGGACTGGATGCGCGACCCCAAGATCCACTCCACGACGTGGGAGTGGGACATGGCGACGCCGGCCAAGCAGTGGCAGCACTCGCACAACGAGCTGCACCACACCTACACGAACGTCATCGGCAAGGACAACGACCTCGGCTACGGCATCATGCGCGTCGACGAGGACCAGCCCTGGCACCCGTTCTTCCTCGTCCAGCCGTTCTGGAACTTCGTCAACGCCTGCTTCTTCGAGTACGGCATCGCGGCCTACGACCTCGAGCTCGGCGCCAACATCAAGCGCAAGAAGACCAAGGACCCCGAGTTCAAGGCCCGGGTCAGCCAGGTGCTGAGGAAGATCCGCAACCAGGCGACCAAGGACTACGTCGTCCACCCGGCGCTGTCGTTGCCGACCGGCTCGTTCCTGCCCACCCTGGCCGCCAACTTCACCGCCAACGTGGTCCGCAACCTGTGGAGCCACTCGATCATCATGTGCGGCCACTTCCCCGAGGGCGTCGAGACGTTCGAGAAGCGCTCGATCGAGGGCGAGACCCGCGGCGAGTGGTACGTCCGCCAGATGCTCGGCTCGGCCAACATCTCCGGCTCCAAGGCCATGCACCTCATGAGCGGCAACCTGTCCCACCAGATCGAGCACCACCTGTTCCCGGACCTGCCGTCCAACCGGTACGCCGAGATCGCGCCGAAGGTGAAGGACCTCTTCGACAAGTACGGCCTGAACTACCACGCCGCGCCGTTCCCGAAGCAGGTCGCGTCCGCCTGGCACAAGGTGATCCGCCTGTCGCTGCCCAACGGCTGGCTGGCCACGACCAACGCCAAGAACGTCGTGCCGCAGACCAAGCTGCTCTACAAGATGACCACCGGTGGCGCCAAGGTCCGTCGGGCCGCGCAGGCCCGCCTCAACCAGCAGGCGCGCCGGGCCGCGGAGGCCAAGGCCGCCTGA